The following proteins are co-located in the Streptomyces sp. NBC_01198 genome:
- a CDS encoding MarR family winged helix-turn-helix transcriptional regulator encodes MTDSQPPTGAGGPSVRPLDPAELGTCFVLMEAVSLLQHQVEQQLRATGGISYVQFQLLARPAHGDGPLTMTELADGVVYSRSGLTYQAGLLEKAGLITRDPSPDDDRATLVTVTDDGRALVEAVLPGHVEVVRRLLLDPMAGDDLHRLGDVMTRVRAQPPRSATPRRRRPPVAEQ; translated from the coding sequence ATGACCGACAGCCAGCCCCCCACCGGCGCCGGAGGGCCGAGCGTCCGGCCGCTCGATCCGGCGGAACTGGGCACCTGCTTCGTCCTCATGGAAGCTGTCAGTCTGCTCCAGCACCAGGTCGAGCAGCAGCTCCGCGCCACGGGCGGGATCAGCTACGTGCAGTTCCAGCTGCTGGCCCGCCCGGCCCACGGGGACGGTCCGCTGACCATGACGGAACTGGCCGACGGCGTCGTCTACAGCCGCAGCGGCCTCACCTATCAGGCGGGGCTGCTGGAAAAGGCGGGCCTCATCACCCGCGACCCCAGCCCTGACGACGACCGGGCCACCCTCGTCACCGTCACCGACGACGGCCGGGCACTCGTCGAAGCCGTCCTGCCCGGCCATGTCGAGGTCGTCCGCCGCCTGCTCCTCGACCCCATGGCCGGCGACGACCTGCACCGCCTCGGCGACGTCATGACCCGCGTGCGCGCCCAGCCGCCCCGCTCGGCCACCCCGCGCAGGCGCCGCCCCCCTGTCGCCGAGCAGTAG
- a CDS encoding NAD(P)-binding domain-containing protein → MSGEERVDYLVLGGGPAGIQAAYFLERSGRNYLLVEAGEAPGTFFTKFPRHRTLISINKVHTGWDDPELNLRTDWNSLLSEERHPLFTAVTPRYFPPADSFVGYLRDFAGAHGLRIRSNTRATGISRLPAADGSARGDFEVTTGDGSVLHAGRLIVATGVSRPYIPPIDGVELAERYDEVSVDPAGFTGKRVLIIGRGNSAFETADNLVETAAVIHMAGPGSLKLAWQTHFVGHLRAVNNNFLDTYQLKSQNALLDGEIAYIRREGTDGPYHVAIRFLRVNEVVKEITYDRVILATGFRFDASVFAEDCRPELMINDRFPAQTDAWESVNIPDMYFAGTITQARDFKKSTSGFIHGFRYAVRALHRILEQRYHDVPWPRRELDGGPAAVADAVIERINRTSALWQMFGFLCDAAAVGDDGVVGYYEEVPVGHLHRVAGEGVFGAADRYLTVTLEYGEDHDKVNPFDISVGRVSQQAATGLDGRYLHPVVRLFQDGKHVAEHHLTENLENEWDSDDVHRAPLVGFLTEHLAPSPEEQPRTPDDRR, encoded by the coding sequence GTGTCCGGAGAAGAGCGGGTCGACTATCTGGTACTGGGCGGAGGACCGGCCGGAATCCAGGCGGCCTATTTCCTGGAGCGATCCGGGCGCAACTACCTCCTGGTAGAGGCGGGCGAAGCCCCCGGCACCTTCTTCACGAAATTCCCCCGGCACCGGACGCTGATTTCCATCAACAAGGTGCACACGGGCTGGGACGACCCCGAGCTGAACCTGCGCACCGACTGGAACTCGCTGCTCTCCGAGGAGCGCCACCCGCTCTTCACCGCCGTCACGCCCCGATACTTCCCGCCCGCCGACAGCTTCGTCGGTTACCTGCGCGACTTCGCCGGGGCCCACGGGTTGCGCATCCGCAGCAACACCCGCGCCACAGGCATCTCGCGGCTGCCGGCGGCGGACGGTTCGGCCCGTGGCGACTTCGAGGTGACGACAGGGGACGGCAGCGTCCTGCACGCCGGACGGCTGATCGTCGCGACCGGCGTCTCACGGCCGTACATACCGCCCATCGACGGCGTCGAGCTGGCCGAGCGGTACGACGAGGTGTCCGTCGACCCGGCCGGCTTCACCGGCAAGCGGGTGCTGATCATCGGCCGCGGAAATTCCGCGTTCGAGACCGCTGACAACCTTGTGGAAACGGCGGCGGTGATTCACATGGCCGGGCCGGGATCACTGAAACTGGCCTGGCAGACTCATTTCGTGGGCCATCTCAGGGCGGTGAACAACAACTTCCTCGACACCTACCAGCTCAAGTCGCAGAACGCGCTGCTCGACGGGGAGATCGCGTACATCAGGCGGGAAGGGACGGATGGCCCGTACCATGTCGCCATCAGGTTCCTGCGGGTCAATGAAGTAGTGAAGGAAATCACCTACGACCGTGTCATCCTTGCCACCGGATTCCGCTTCGACGCCTCCGTATTCGCCGAGGACTGCCGCCCCGAGCTGATGATCAACGATCGGTTCCCCGCCCAGACCGATGCCTGGGAATCGGTCAACATTCCCGATATGTACTTCGCCGGGACCATCACCCAGGCCCGCGACTTCAAGAAGTCGACCAGCGGATTCATCCACGGCTTCCGCTACGCCGTACGCGCGCTGCACCGCATCCTGGAGCAGCGGTACCACGACGTCCCCTGGCCGCGGCGCGAGCTGGACGGCGGCCCGGCGGCCGTCGCCGACGCGGTGATCGAGCGGATCAACCGCACCTCGGCGCTGTGGCAGATGTTCGGATTCCTCTGCGACGCCGCGGCGGTGGGCGACGACGGCGTGGTCGGCTACTACGAGGAGGTCCCCGTCGGCCATCTCCACCGGGTGGCCGGGGAGGGGGTGTTCGGCGCTGCCGACCGCTATCTCACGGTCACCCTGGAATACGGCGAGGACCACGACAAGGTCAACCCGTTCGACATCTCGGTCGGCCGGGTGTCGCAGCAGGCGGCCACCGGTCTCGACGGGCGCTACCTGCACCCGGTGGTCCGGCTGTTCCAGGACGGCAAGCACGTCGCCGAGCACCACCTCACCGAGAACCTGGAGAACGAATGGGACAGCGACGACGTCCACCGCGCCCCGCTCGTCGGTTTCCTGACCGAGCACCTCGCGCCCTCCCCTGAGGAGCAGCCGCGGACCCCTGATGACCGGCGGTGA
- a CDS encoding class I SAM-dependent methyltransferase codes for MPEASVADFYDELADDYHLIYPDWDASIRRQGDALGALIGRDRAVVLDCSCGIGTQALGLALCGYHVTGTDLSRRAVARAAREAAHRNLSLRTAAADMRRLPFPDGRFDVVVCADNSLPHLLTEQDAHAALTEMCRVLRPAGLLLVSTRPYDDLLRDRPVSTPPQVHRTADSGERTVTFQLWHWHEDGEHYDLEHFQLLPAGAGWRVQVRRTTYWALGRDRLAGLAAEAGFVDLGWRMPQETGFFQQLLVARAGE; via the coding sequence ATGCCCGAGGCATCGGTGGCGGACTTCTACGACGAACTGGCCGACGACTACCACCTGATCTACCCGGACTGGGACGCGAGCATCCGTCGGCAGGGGGACGCCCTGGGCGCCCTGATCGGCCGGGATCGCGCGGTGGTGCTCGACTGTTCGTGCGGCATCGGTACGCAGGCCCTCGGCCTGGCGCTGTGCGGGTACCACGTCACCGGGACCGACCTCAGCCGTCGCGCAGTGGCCCGCGCTGCCCGTGAGGCCGCCCACCGGAACCTGAGCCTGCGCACGGCCGCCGCTGACATGCGACGGCTCCCGTTTCCCGATGGCCGGTTCGACGTTGTCGTCTGCGCCGACAACTCGCTGCCCCACCTGCTGACCGAGCAGGATGCGCACGCAGCCCTGACTGAGATGTGCCGCGTGCTGCGTCCGGCAGGTCTGCTGCTGGTCAGCACACGTCCCTACGACGACCTGCTGCGCGACCGCCCGGTTTCGACGCCTCCCCAGGTCCATCGGACCGCCGACAGCGGAGAACGAACCGTCACCTTCCAGCTCTGGCACTGGCACGAGGACGGCGAGCACTACGACCTGGAGCACTTCCAACTCCTCCCGGCAGGAGCGGGATGGCGCGTCCAGGTCCGCCGGACCACCTACTGGGCACTCGGCCGGGACCGGCTGGCCGGCCTCGCAGCCGAGGCCGGGTTTGTCGACCTCGGCTGGCGGATGCCGCAGGAAACTGGCTTCTTCCAGCAGCTGCTGGTGGCCCGCGCCGGGGAGTAG
- a CDS encoding class I adenylate-forming enzyme family protein produces the protein MNRPAEPVFPQPLVDAFRRDPGTPAFEFRSRPVTRAEVLDLIRSCVAGLRAAGLGSGQGVAVTTAVTPAGFAAQIAAHLLGCRVTGLRPGLTPSQLRHTLAQDVQAVITDGSTATTDLAAAAAAASAFVLDLDADLLKAGAGEVVRRTGGRTADDPGDDALVARGRAGDVGLICLTSGSTGNPKGSAQTYRALTEHWSWQPSRWSEPTRRLAGAYRRFLVFGTLTSAVILEHLALCLLSGGTAVIPEEPVSFPHSWERHRVTACLCTVARLYQVLDTLRTEQVDTSSLRALLVAGSPLPPHRLAEAVERLGPVVYEGYGQTETGMLTLLGPEDLAEHGDKVLDSVGRPMPGVGISVRDSLGAPVPAGAAGEIWVRAAGAMSGYWHDEEETREVVRDGWIRTRDLGTLGADGFLRLAGRAREVIFVNAILHYAGAIEAALTAHPDVDQAYVVGAPDERTGEAVHAFVVPVAGRAPAPADLRAAVRAALGEGAVPATVTLLSAVPVAPSGKPDKKALLRRLPTGG, from the coding sequence ATGAACCGACCGGCCGAACCGGTCTTTCCGCAACCCCTCGTCGACGCCTTCAGGCGAGATCCCGGCACGCCGGCCTTCGAGTTCCGGTCACGACCCGTGACCCGTGCCGAGGTGCTCGACCTGATACGGAGCTGCGTCGCCGGCCTGCGGGCGGCGGGCCTCGGGTCGGGCCAGGGGGTCGCCGTCACCACGGCCGTGACCCCGGCGGGCTTCGCCGCACAGATCGCCGCCCACCTGCTCGGATGCCGGGTCACCGGCCTGCGACCGGGCCTGACACCCTCTCAACTGCGCCACACCCTCGCGCAGGACGTCCAGGCGGTGATCACCGACGGCAGCACCGCGACCACGGACCTCGCCGCGGCCGCTGCGGCGGCCTCCGCCTTCGTACTCGACCTCGACGCCGACCTGCTGAAAGCCGGCGCCGGGGAGGTGGTGCGGCGGACCGGCGGGCGCACGGCGGACGACCCCGGTGACGACGCCCTGGTGGCACGGGGCCGTGCCGGCGACGTCGGCCTGATCTGCCTGACCAGCGGCAGCACCGGCAACCCCAAGGGCTCCGCCCAGACCTACCGCGCGCTCACCGAGCACTGGTCCTGGCAGCCCAGCCGCTGGAGCGAGCCGACCCGCCGACTCGCGGGCGCCTACCGCCGGTTCCTCGTCTTCGGCACGCTCACCAGCGCGGTGATACTGGAGCACCTCGCGCTGTGCCTGCTCAGCGGCGGCACCGCGGTGATCCCCGAGGAGCCCGTCTCCTTCCCCCACTCCTGGGAGCGCCACCGCGTCACCGCATGCCTGTGCACGGTGGCCAGGCTCTACCAGGTGCTCGACACCCTGCGCACCGAGCAGGTCGACACCTCCAGCCTGCGGGCGCTGCTCGTCGCCGGGTCGCCACTGCCGCCGCACCGGCTGGCCGAGGCCGTAGAACGCCTCGGCCCGGTGGTCTACGAGGGCTACGGCCAGACCGAGACCGGCATGCTCACCCTGCTCGGCCCCGAAGACCTCGCCGAACACGGCGACAAGGTGCTCGACTCCGTCGGGCGCCCCATGCCCGGCGTCGGGATCAGCGTCCGCGACTCACTGGGAGCGCCGGTCCCGGCCGGCGCGGCGGGCGAGATCTGGGTCCGCGCGGCCGGCGCGATGTCCGGCTACTGGCACGACGAGGAAGAGACCCGCGAGGTGGTCAGGGACGGCTGGATCAGGACCCGCGATCTCGGCACACTCGGCGCCGACGGCTTCCTGCGGCTGGCCGGGCGCGCCCGCGAGGTGATCTTCGTCAACGCGATCCTGCACTACGCGGGCGCGATCGAAGCAGCGCTCACCGCCCACCCGGACGTCGATCAGGCCTACGTGGTCGGCGCGCCCGACGAGCGGACCGGCGAGGCCGTGCACGCCTTCGTGGTCCCGGTCGCCGGCCGCGCGCCCGCTCCCGCAGACCTGCGTGCCGCCGTACGAGCCGCACTCGGCGAGGGCGCCGTGCCCGCCACCGTCACCCTGCTCAGCGCCGTACCCGTCGCGCCCAGCGGCAAGCCGGACAAGAAGGCGCTGCTGCGCCGGCTGCCGACCGGGGGATAG
- a CDS encoding cytochrome P450: MLRKATAVALALSTPYWLPKTLIALRVRVFARVNGPEGVVVPNAEVGPERFAELYAHPAANGRSKGAGLSDLFWYWLAPGPEVHQEHLEPGPRYDAVARGTAAILAGTSAELSAAAARCARKVLTETVPGEVSLVRLRDLMMPVWAEFFYGLVFREPCPPHARQLIVDNAEDVINSLKNTRLRHMRRRDRLTRYLLRRLAAGEVPHTLPTELATPLDRAHYLQGTFFNTAVVQMSEAMAHLLLVLAEHQDVQQRLAAHPDDDHDLGNVMNETLRLFPLFGIAHRITSADIDLGGGTRYPAGTVLCFDYPAYHSTGHASPEVFDPGRWDRISLKDAHHIPFGVAANRPCPAWRLAPLAMRAVTREVLARFALHTSVSHTRPIPHRAPCLLVARGRTLPRHRMAAVLVFLRLRDRWEDVGRSLLQLALGSWMVVEARRLRMTTAWFAGHDTQGRPLGDDAETTGGAAPSPPPGCPYHDG, translated from the coding sequence ATGCTGAGGAAGGCCACCGCTGTCGCGCTCGCGCTGTCCACCCCGTACTGGCTGCCCAAGACCCTGATCGCCCTGCGCGTCCGGGTGTTCGCCCGGGTCAACGGCCCCGAGGGCGTCGTGGTGCCCAACGCCGAGGTCGGCCCTGAACGCTTCGCCGAGCTGTACGCGCACCCGGCGGCCAACGGCCGCAGCAAGGGCGCCGGGCTGTCGGACCTGTTCTGGTACTGGCTCGCCCCGGGGCCCGAGGTCCATCAGGAGCACCTGGAGCCCGGGCCGCGCTACGACGCCGTCGCCCGCGGCACCGCCGCGATCCTGGCGGGCACCAGCGCCGAGCTGTCCGCCGCGGCCGCCCGCTGTGCCAGGAAGGTGCTCACCGAGACCGTCCCCGGCGAGGTCTCGCTCGTCCGGCTGCGGGATCTGATGATGCCGGTGTGGGCGGAGTTCTTCTACGGGCTGGTCTTCCGTGAGCCGTGCCCGCCGCACGCCCGGCAGCTGATCGTGGACAACGCCGAGGACGTCATCAACTCGCTGAAGAACACCCGGCTTCGGCACATGCGCCGCCGTGACCGCCTCACCCGCTACCTGCTGCGGCGGCTGGCCGCCGGCGAGGTTCCGCACACCCTGCCCACCGAGCTCGCCACACCGCTGGACCGCGCCCACTACCTGCAGGGCACCTTCTTCAACACCGCGGTCGTGCAGATGTCGGAGGCCATGGCGCACCTGCTGCTCGTACTCGCCGAGCATCAGGACGTCCAGCAGCGGCTGGCCGCCCACCCCGACGACGACCACGACCTGGGCAACGTCATGAACGAGACGCTGCGCCTCTTCCCGCTGTTCGGCATCGCCCACCGGATCACCAGCGCCGACATCGATCTCGGCGGGGGCACGCGCTACCCGGCCGGCACCGTGCTGTGCTTCGACTATCCCGCCTACCACTCCACCGGCCACGCCAGCCCCGAGGTCTTCGACCCCGGCAGGTGGGACCGGATCTCGCTGAAGGACGCCCACCACATCCCCTTCGGCGTCGCCGCGAACCGGCCTTGCCCGGCGTGGCGGCTGGCCCCGCTGGCCATGAGGGCGGTGACACGCGAAGTGCTCGCCCGGTTCGCCCTGCACACCTCGGTCTCCCACACCCGTCCCATCCCGCACCGGGCACCGTGTCTGCTGGTGGCACGCGGGCGGACCCTGCCGCGCCACCGGATGGCCGCCGTGCTCGTCTTCCTGCGGCTGCGGGACCGCTGGGAGGACGTGGGCCGCAGCCTGCTGCAGCTCGCTCTCGGCAGCTGGATGGTGGTGGAAGCACGGCGGCTGCGGATGACCACGGCGTGGTTCGCCGGCCACGACACGCAGGGCCGCCCGCTCGGGGACGACGCGGAAACCACCGGCGGGGCCGCACCATCTCCGCCGCCGGGCTGTCCATACCACGACGGCTGA
- a CDS encoding IS630 family transposase — protein MPVALPLVVSDADREVLRSWIRSPSSPSGLVTRARIVLLASEGASNTEIARRLELSRQTVVTWRGRYRSAGLPGLEDRPRSGRPGTVDETEVVVRTLEGPPDKLGVTHWSSRLLAAELRLSNVAVAKVWRKWKIQPWRSETFKFSTDPELEAKVRDVVGLYLAPPEKAVVVCVDEKSQIQALDRTAPMLPVRPGLAERRTHDYVRHGTTTLFAALEVATGKITADACYNRHRSDEFLRFLKQVAKAHPRVKLHVVADNYATHKHPRVKAWLAKNPRITLHFTPTSCSWLNLVEIFFGIITRQAIRRGTFTSVADLTDAIRRYIDAYNDRCQPFTWTKTADEVLEHATPKRPRTSFTRH, from the coding sequence ATGCCTGTCGCCCTGCCGCTGGTCGTCTCCGATGCGGACCGTGAGGTCCTGCGATCGTGGATCCGCTCGCCGTCGTCCCCGTCGGGGCTGGTGACGCGGGCCCGGATCGTGCTCCTCGCCTCGGAAGGCGCTTCGAACACCGAGATCGCGCGGCGTCTTGAGCTGTCCCGGCAGACGGTGGTGACCTGGCGGGGCCGTTACCGTTCGGCCGGCCTGCCCGGGCTGGAGGACCGGCCGCGCTCGGGCCGGCCCGGCACGGTGGACGAGACAGAAGTGGTGGTGCGGACCCTGGAAGGCCCGCCGGACAAGCTCGGCGTGACCCACTGGTCCTCCCGGCTGCTCGCCGCCGAGCTGCGACTGTCCAACGTCGCGGTGGCCAAAGTGTGGCGCAAGTGGAAGATCCAGCCCTGGCGCAGCGAGACCTTCAAGTTCTCCACCGACCCGGAGCTTGAGGCGAAGGTCCGCGACGTGGTCGGGCTGTACCTGGCCCCGCCGGAGAAGGCCGTAGTGGTCTGCGTCGACGAGAAGAGCCAGATCCAGGCGCTGGACCGGACCGCCCCGATGCTGCCGGTCCGGCCGGGCCTGGCCGAGCGGCGCACCCACGACTACGTCCGGCACGGCACCACCACCTTGTTCGCGGCCCTGGAGGTCGCCACCGGGAAGATCACCGCCGACGCCTGCTACAACCGGCACCGCAGCGATGAGTTCCTGCGCTTCCTCAAGCAGGTCGCCAAAGCCCACCCGAGGGTGAAACTGCACGTCGTCGCCGACAACTACGCCACCCACAAGCACCCCCGCGTGAAGGCATGGCTCGCGAAGAACCCCCGGATCACGCTGCACTTCACCCCGACCTCGTGCTCCTGGCTGAACCTGGTCGAGATCTTCTTCGGCATCATCACCCGCCAGGCCATACGCCGCGGCACCTTCACCTCGGTCGCCGACCTCACCGACGCCATCCGCCGGTACATCGACGCCTACAACGACCGCTGCCAGCCATTCACATGGACCAAAACCGCCGACGAAGTCCTCGAACACGCAACCCCCAAGCGTCCAAGGACTTCATTCACGCGACACTAG
- a CDS encoding YceI family protein, translating to MGLFNRKTETTAPVTAPSAAAATAVADPELARLTGDYVIDTAHSEIGFSARHAMVTTIRGRFADYEGTLHLDGADPAASTAALTIKVASIDTALGARDEHLRNGDFFAADEFPEITFRSTSAEQIDAETYRMHGGLTVKGITQPVSIDLTLNGQVTDPYGAVRVGFDGSATVSRGDWGLTYNAALEGGGVLISDKVKLTFDISAVKQV from the coding sequence ATGGGCCTGTTCAACCGCAAGACCGAGACCACCGCACCTGTCACCGCACCCAGTGCCGCTGCCGCCACGGCCGTCGCCGACCCCGAGCTGGCGCGCCTGACCGGTGACTACGTCATCGACACCGCGCACAGCGAGATCGGCTTTTCGGCGCGGCACGCGATGGTGACGACGATCCGCGGTCGCTTCGCCGACTACGAGGGCACCCTGCACCTCGACGGCGCCGACCCGGCCGCCTCCACCGCAGCCCTCACCATCAAGGTCGCCAGCATCGACACCGCACTGGGTGCGCGCGACGAGCACCTGCGCAACGGCGACTTCTTCGCCGCCGACGAGTTCCCCGAGATCACCTTCCGCAGCACCAGCGCGGAGCAGATCGACGCCGAGACCTACCGGATGCACGGCGGCCTCACCGTCAAGGGGATCACCCAGCCCGTCTCGATCGACCTGACGCTCAACGGCCAGGTCACCGACCCGTATGGCGCCGTCCGCGTCGGCTTCGACGGTTCCGCGACCGTCAGCCGCGGTGACTGGGGTCTGACCTACAACGCGGCCCTCGAAGGCGGTGGCGTCCTGATCAGCGACAAGGTCAAGCTCACCTTCGACATCTCCGCGGTCAAGCAGGTCTGA
- a CDS encoding alpha-hydroxy acid oxidase gives MTGGEAVLPGLLAELRDKARARLDPVHWDFYEGGAGTETAVAENVLAFRRLALLPRVLRGAGPVDTRVTLPGARARTPVVIAPTAFHALAHPDGERATARAAAAAGAVLITSMASTTAVAEVTVAARSVCEDAAVWFQLYLQPDPEVTHTLVRRARQAGCTALVVTVDSPVFGRRPRDDRNGFHGLPPGCATENMRDLPGAPPDGTLDIAMSPALSWDDLRRLRDHHELPILLKGVLHPDDARLAVAEGMRGVIVSNHGGRQLDAAPASVEALPRVADAVAGRIPVLLDGGIRSGSDVVTALALGATAVGVGRPVLWGLAAEGEDGVARVLAELQADTAHVLALCGAADCTAPTRDQVVVRGPHGVAGC, from the coding sequence ATGACCGGCGGTGAAGCCGTCCTGCCCGGCCTGCTGGCCGAGCTGCGGGACAAGGCCAGGGCCCGGCTCGACCCGGTGCACTGGGACTTCTACGAGGGCGGCGCCGGTACGGAGACCGCGGTGGCCGAGAACGTCCTGGCCTTCCGGCGGCTGGCCCTGCTCCCGCGCGTCCTGCGCGGTGCCGGGCCGGTCGACACCCGGGTCACGCTGCCCGGCGCGCGCGCCAGGACGCCCGTCGTGATCGCCCCGACCGCCTTCCACGCCCTGGCCCACCCGGACGGCGAGCGCGCCACCGCCCGCGCGGCCGCCGCGGCAGGTGCCGTGCTGATCACCTCGATGGCCTCGACGACGGCGGTCGCCGAGGTCACGGTGGCGGCCCGTTCCGTCTGCGAGGACGCCGCCGTATGGTTCCAGCTCTACCTCCAGCCCGACCCCGAGGTCACGCACACGCTGGTCCGGCGGGCACGGCAGGCAGGCTGCACCGCCCTGGTGGTCACGGTGGACTCCCCCGTCTTCGGCCGCCGCCCGCGCGACGACCGCAACGGCTTCCACGGCCTGCCGCCGGGGTGTGCCACCGAGAACATGCGTGACCTCCCCGGCGCGCCGCCCGACGGCACCCTCGACATCGCCATGTCGCCCGCGCTGTCCTGGGACGACCTGCGCAGGCTCCGCGACCACCACGAACTGCCCATCCTGCTCAAGGGCGTTCTGCACCCCGACGACGCACGGCTGGCGGTCGCCGAGGGGATGCGGGGCGTGATCGTGTCCAACCACGGGGGCCGCCAGCTCGACGCCGCGCCCGCGTCCGTGGAGGCGCTTCCGCGGGTGGCGGACGCGGTGGCAGGCCGGATCCCCGTGCTGCTCGACGGCGGGATACGCAGCGGCTCGGACGTGGTGACCGCCCTGGCGCTCGGCGCCACCGCGGTCGGTGTCGGCCGGCCCGTGCTGTGGGGGCTCGCCGCCGAGGGAGAGGACGGCGTGGCGCGGGTGCTGGCGGAGCTGCAGGCCGACACCGCTCATGTGCTGGCGCTGTGCGGCGCCGCCGACTGTACGGCGCCGACCCGCGACCAGGTGGTCGTCCGCGGTCCGCACGGGGTGGCCGGATGCTGA
- a CDS encoding MFS transporter: MTDDSPGPGPTPAPPSGRPRRLLPDLTPWRTSRDFRLMWMAGVITTFGSFLTLVALPVQLKQLTGSAAAVGAIGAVELVPLIVFGLYGGALADAMDRKLLINATEAAQGLLAAALLANTLLPHPAVWLLYVVAALSSALTGLRRPALDAIVQRIVPRDQLAAAASLNALRSQVGAIAGPALAGLVIAWAGPGWAYGADTVTFAVSVCLGLGLARSPAAHDAAKPSLRGIAEGARYAWSRKELLGTYAIDLAAMFFAYPAAIFPFLADDLHARWSLGLMYAAGSVGSLLVSLTSGWAVRVHRHGLMVVLAAAGWGAAMACTGLTGNVWLVLLCLAAAGGLDMVSGIGRSTMWNQTIPDALRGRLAGIELLSYSVGPQLGQVRSGAVAALSSARASVWSGGVACVAAVGLLAASLPALMRYDDRAVPQAAAPAGLRESAEAPAA, from the coding sequence GTGACGGACGATTCCCCCGGCCCCGGCCCCACCCCCGCTCCGCCCTCCGGGCGGCCGCGCAGGCTGCTGCCCGACCTGACCCCCTGGCGCACCTCGCGCGACTTCCGCCTGATGTGGATGGCCGGGGTGATCACGACCTTCGGCAGCTTCCTGACCCTGGTGGCCCTGCCAGTGCAGCTCAAGCAGCTCACCGGTTCGGCCGCCGCGGTCGGGGCGATCGGCGCGGTGGAGCTGGTGCCGCTGATCGTCTTCGGGCTGTACGGCGGAGCGCTCGCCGACGCCATGGACCGCAAGCTGCTGATCAACGCCACCGAGGCCGCGCAGGGCCTGCTGGCCGCCGCCCTGCTGGCCAACACCTTGCTGCCGCACCCCGCGGTGTGGTTGCTGTACGTGGTGGCGGCACTGTCCAGCGCGCTGACGGGGCTGCGGCGCCCCGCCCTCGACGCGATCGTGCAGCGGATCGTGCCGCGCGACCAGCTCGCCGCGGCCGCGTCGCTCAACGCGTTGCGCTCCCAGGTCGGCGCCATCGCGGGCCCCGCGCTCGCCGGCCTGGTGATCGCCTGGGCGGGGCCGGGCTGGGCGTACGGCGCCGACACCGTGACCTTCGCGGTCTCGGTCTGCCTCGGCCTCGGCCTGGCCCGCTCGCCCGCCGCCCACGACGCCGCAAAGCCCTCGCTGCGCGGCATCGCCGAGGGCGCGCGCTACGCCTGGAGCCGCAAGGAGCTGCTGGGCACCTACGCGATCGACCTGGCCGCGATGTTCTTCGCGTACCCGGCGGCGATCTTCCCCTTCCTCGCCGACGACCTGCACGCCCGCTGGTCGCTCGGCCTGATGTACGCGGCGGGGTCGGTGGGTTCACTGCTGGTCAGCCTCACCAGCGGCTGGGCGGTGCGGGTGCACCGGCACGGGCTGATGGTGGTGCTCGCGGCGGCCGGATGGGGTGCGGCGATGGCCTGTACGGGGTTGACCGGCAACGTGTGGCTGGTGCTGCTGTGCCTGGCCGCGGCGGGCGGGCTCGACATGGTCAGCGGGATCGGCCGCAGCACCATGTGGAACCAGACCATCCCGGACGCCCTGCGCGGACGCCTCGCGGGCATCGAACTGCTCTCGTACTCGGTGGGCCCGCAGCTCGGCCAGGTCCGCTCCGGCGCCGTGGCCGCCCTCAGCTCGGCCCGCGCCTCGGTGTGGTCAGGCGGTGTCGCATGTGTGGCGGCGGTAGGGCTGCTGGCCGCGTCCCTGCCCGCGCTGATGCGCTACGACGACCGCGCCGTCCCGCAGGCCGCGGCGCCGGCGGGCCTCCGGGAGAGCGCGGAGGCGCCGGCGGCGTGA